One region of Terricaulis silvestris genomic DNA includes:
- a CDS encoding class I SAM-dependent methyltransferase: protein MKHFLVAAAAAFVLAACGQSTEAPAPAAPAEVSADAPNIVAALADSRRPAEERARDAARHAADTLAFARIEPGDRVADIFPGGGYWTRLFAVAVGDEGRVYPTIRADGVAGEYELPVLAVAAQYPNAVMSRTPYDALAYPEPLDVIFTAQNYHDLPIASYNLGDRNAVNASAFAALKPGGIYVIIDHAAVDGSPVQTEDNDATLHRIDQATVRREVEAAGFVFDGESQVLRNAADARTVSVFDPSIRGSTDQFMMRFRKPE, encoded by the coding sequence ATGAAGCATTTTCTGGTCGCCGCTGCCGCCGCGTTTGTACTCGCGGCTTGCGGACAAAGCACTGAAGCGCCCGCGCCTGCGGCGCCGGCTGAAGTCAGCGCGGATGCGCCGAATATCGTAGCAGCTTTGGCGGATTCGCGCCGTCCGGCGGAAGAGCGCGCGCGCGATGCAGCACGGCATGCCGCCGACACGCTGGCGTTTGCGCGGATCGAGCCGGGTGACCGGGTAGCGGATATCTTCCCAGGCGGCGGGTATTGGACGCGGTTGTTTGCAGTGGCGGTTGGCGATGAAGGCCGGGTGTATCCGACGATCCGCGCTGACGGCGTGGCCGGTGAGTATGAGCTGCCGGTGTTGGCGGTCGCGGCGCAGTATCCGAACGCGGTGATGTCGCGGACGCCCTACGATGCGCTGGCGTATCCTGAGCCGCTCGACGTGATTTTCACGGCGCAGAATTACCATGACTTGCCGATCGCTTCGTACAATCTGGGCGATCGCAACGCGGTGAATGCCTCAGCGTTTGCGGCGCTGAAGCCAGGCGGCATTTATGTGATCATCGATCACGCGGCGGTCGATGGCTCACCGGTGCAGACCGAAGACAACGACGCGACGTTGCATCGGATCGATCAGGCGACGGTGCGTCGTGAAGTGGAAGCAGCGGGGTTCGTGTTTGATGGCGAAAGCCAAGTGCTGCGCAACGCGGCGGACGCGCGGACGGTGAGCGTGTTCGATCCGTCGATCCGCGGCAGCACCGATCAGTTCATGATGCGGTTTAGGAAGCCGGAATAG
- a CDS encoding FAD-dependent oxidoreductase codes for MRDLGHAPRERVRLAPVIVDESRIIRIDVGLRPFRPSGFRVEREALGDKVLAHNYGHGGGGITLSWGSAKQAVDLGFDSSKPDCAVLGCGAVGLATAALLQQRGARVRIYAKDLPPNTTSNVAGAQWWPASVYDHDVITDAYRAQHVEAARFAYRRYQGMVGGGYGVEWEANYNLSNRPITTYPSREDSPMRALVANQRDLGHEEHNFGAPYVRRFDTMMIETPLYLRRMEADVRLAGAEIVVREFADVAQVRALPERTIFNCTGLGAGALFGDREIMPVRGQLVILLPQPEVDYNVIASEGYMFGRRDGIVLGGTFDRGEWSLEPDPDAIAGIIRGHKHIFGAMDVA; via the coding sequence ATGCGCGATCTGGGCCACGCGCCGCGCGAGCGGGTGCGGCTGGCGCCGGTGATCGTGGACGAGAGCCGGATCATCCGCATTGATGTTGGTTTGCGCCCGTTCCGGCCGAGTGGGTTTCGCGTTGAGCGCGAGGCGTTGGGCGACAAAGTGCTCGCGCACAATTATGGGCACGGCGGCGGTGGGATCACGCTGTCGTGGGGATCGGCGAAGCAAGCGGTGGATTTGGGTTTCGATTCGTCGAAACCGGATTGCGCGGTGTTGGGTTGCGGCGCGGTTGGCTTGGCGACGGCGGCGCTGTTGCAGCAGCGCGGCGCGCGGGTGCGGATCTATGCGAAGGATTTGCCGCCGAACACGACGTCGAACGTCGCGGGTGCGCAGTGGTGGCCCGCGTCGGTGTACGACCATGATGTGATCACTGACGCCTACCGCGCGCAGCATGTGGAGGCGGCACGGTTCGCATACCGCCGCTATCAGGGGATGGTCGGCGGCGGCTACGGGGTCGAGTGGGAAGCGAACTACAATCTCTCCAACCGGCCGATCACGACTTATCCGTCGCGTGAAGACAGCCCGATGCGGGCGCTGGTCGCCAATCAGCGCGACCTTGGCCACGAAGAGCACAATTTCGGCGCGCCCTATGTGCGCCGGTTCGACACCATGATGATCGAAACGCCGCTCTATCTCAGGCGCATGGAGGCCGACGTGCGCCTGGCGGGCGCGGAGATCGTGGTGCGTGAGTTCGCGGACGTGGCGCAGGTGCGGGCGTTGCCGGAGCGGACGATCTTCAACTGCACTGGGTTGGGCGCTGGCGCGTTGTTCGGCGATCGCGAGATCATGCCGGTGCGTGGGCAGTTGGTGATCCTGCTGCCGCAGCCGGAGGTCGACTACAACGTGATCGCGTCCGAGGGTTACATGTTCGGCCGGCGTGACGGGATCGTGCTGGGCGGGACGTTCGATCGCGGCGAGTGGTCACTTGAACCTGATCCAGATGCGATCGCCGGGATCATTCGCGGCCACAAGCACATCTTTGGCGCCATGGACGTTGCTTAG
- the nudC gene encoding NAD(+) diphosphatase translates to MALLPHNPNAFARSPLDRAGHHRRDEAWLATALAAETTRIVPFFRHRPFVVDDGDAVAVGWLGAHARSAIAPADARTLFLGLDAEGAAHFAVDVPDDAPLNDIGRFDDLRALGPRLSREELATIGPAKAVFEWHAKSGFCANCGVATVVSEAGWKRECPTCNAEHFPRVDPVCIMLPVIGEKCFLARQRMWPRGMHSALAGFIEPGETIEEAVARETLEEAGLRVCEVRLHSTQPWPFPHSLMIGAICEVDDDRETVDTHELESGRWFTRDEARALMAGKHPDAFCPPPFAIAHQLLKTWSEG, encoded by the coding sequence TTGGCTTTGCTGCCGCACAATCCGAACGCGTTTGCGCGCTCGCCGTTGGACCGCGCCGGGCATCACCGGCGCGACGAGGCTTGGCTGGCGACGGCGCTCGCGGCCGAGACGACGCGGATCGTGCCGTTCTTCCGGCACCGGCCGTTTGTGGTGGACGATGGCGACGCGGTGGCGGTGGGTTGGCTGGGCGCGCATGCGCGGAGCGCGATCGCACCGGCGGATGCGCGCACGCTGTTTCTCGGCTTGGACGCGGAAGGTGCGGCGCATTTCGCCGTGGATGTGCCGGATGATGCGCCGCTGAACGACATCGGCCGGTTCGATGACCTGCGCGCGCTGGGGCCACGTCTGTCGCGTGAGGAGTTGGCCACGATTGGGCCGGCCAAAGCCGTGTTCGAGTGGCACGCCAAGAGCGGGTTCTGCGCTAATTGCGGGGTCGCCACCGTGGTGTCGGAGGCCGGGTGGAAACGCGAGTGCCCCACTTGCAACGCCGAGCACTTTCCGCGCGTCGATCCGGTTTGCATCATGTTGCCGGTGATCGGGGAGAAGTGTTTCTTGGCGCGGCAGCGGATGTGGCCGCGCGGGATGCATTCGGCGCTGGCGGGGTTCATCGAGCCCGGTGAGACCATTGAAGAAGCGGTGGCGCGTGAGACGCTGGAAGAGGCGGGCTTGCGGGTGTGCGAGGTGCGGCTGCATTCGACGCAGCCGTGGCCGTTTCCGCATTCGCTGATGATCGGCGCGATCTGTGAGGTCGACGATGATCGCGAGACCGTCGATACGCACGAACTGGAAAGCGGGCGCTGGTTCACGCGTGATGAAGCGCGGGCGCTGATGGCGGGCAAGCACCCGGACGCTTTCTGCCCGCCGCCGTTCGCGATTGCGCATCAGTTGCTGAAGACTTGGTCTGAAGGCTAG
- a CDS encoding cation diffusion facilitator family transporter: MHGHQGHAHDHHDHAHHRPAPSDKRYTIAIALNLAFVLVEGAAGFFASSTALLSDATHNLSDVLGLALAGGAAWLAKQQTSERRTYGYSKATVLAALANALVLVIACGGILWEAGRRFFAPEPVEPGFIMAVAAIGVVINGATAMLFLAGRKEDVNVRGAYLHMLADAGVSAAVIVAGAAIWLTQAQWIDPAISVAVVLLILWGTWGLLKESLDLTLDAAPANIDVAAVRDYLASQAGVTAVHDLHIWAMGATKPALTAHLVRPDGGDDVFLAEVADGITQKFGISHVTLQIERAQRDDCEHC, translated from the coding sequence ATGCATGGGCATCAGGGTCACGCGCACGATCATCACGACCACGCTCATCACCGCCCCGCCCCCAGCGACAAACGTTATACCATCGCCATCGCGTTGAACCTGGCCTTCGTCTTGGTCGAAGGCGCGGCGGGTTTCTTCGCCAGCTCAACCGCGCTGCTCTCCGACGCGACGCACAACCTCTCCGACGTGCTGGGCCTCGCACTGGCCGGCGGCGCGGCGTGGTTGGCGAAACAGCAAACCAGCGAACGCCGCACTTACGGGTACTCCAAAGCGACGGTACTCGCCGCCCTCGCCAACGCTCTCGTGCTCGTCATCGCCTGCGGCGGCATTCTCTGGGAAGCAGGCCGCCGCTTCTTCGCGCCCGAACCTGTCGAGCCCGGCTTCATCATGGCTGTCGCCGCTATCGGCGTTGTCATCAATGGCGCGACTGCCATGCTTTTCCTCGCCGGCCGCAAGGAAGACGTGAACGTGCGCGGCGCTTACCTCCATATGCTCGCTGACGCAGGCGTCTCCGCCGCCGTCATCGTCGCCGGCGCCGCGATCTGGCTGACACAAGCACAGTGGATTGATCCCGCGATTTCCGTCGCCGTCGTGCTGCTGATCCTTTGGGGCACATGGGGCCTGCTGAAAGAATCCCTCGATCTCACCCTCGACGCCGCCCCCGCCAATATCGATGTCGCCGCCGTGCGCGATTACCTCGCATCGCAAGCCGGGGTGACGGCCGTGCACGACCTCCACATCTGGGCCATGGGCGCCACCAAGCCCGCGCTGACCGCGCACCTCGTGCGTCCCGACGGCGGCGACGACGTGTTCCTGGCCGAAGTCGCCGACGGCATCACGCAGAAATTCGGCATTTCGCACGTGACGCTACAAATCGAACGCGCCCAGCGCGACGATTGCGAGCACTGCTAG
- a CDS encoding DNA recombination protein RmuC produces MTESLLLLLAVAAIGAAGWFAYRSAGVEPIRAERDRLRGELDAVRKENTQLAADLAGAKAGAGARSESEEARFLALAAKALEASQASFMTLANETFEKHKQAAAGGVKEVLTPAQEALAKLAGSVDALEKARLQDKSAMGEQVRQIMDAVGSTNKTTQNLLTALRASPKMRGRWGEQTLRNVLELSGLAAHVDFTEQVTTSDGEGSRLRPDVVINLPGGRCIVVDSKVALSGYLDAMEATDDAARETFLKKHAAELKSHVKNLASKDYWKHVPATADFVVLFVPGENFLAAAAERDPNLFDEAFAQKVIITTPSTMVALAKSVSYGWRQEQSAKNAQEIAELGRELYRRMAVMADHLGKVGDAIGKSVTTYNGLLSSIESRVMPQARKFKELGAGDTGIDISAPPQIEVAPRLPAPPEQLELTPPPQTQRRGR; encoded by the coding sequence ATGACCGAATCGCTTTTGCTTTTGCTGGCCGTGGCTGCTATCGGCGCCGCTGGCTGGTTTGCCTACCGCTCCGCAGGCGTCGAGCCCATCCGCGCTGAGCGCGACCGCCTGCGTGGCGAGCTAGACGCCGTGCGCAAGGAGAACACGCAACTCGCGGCCGATCTGGCTGGCGCGAAAGCCGGCGCGGGCGCGCGCTCGGAGTCCGAGGAGGCGCGCTTCTTGGCGCTGGCGGCGAAGGCGCTGGAGGCGTCGCAAGCGAGCTTCATGACGCTGGCGAACGAGACGTTCGAGAAACACAAGCAAGCGGCCGCCGGCGGCGTGAAGGAAGTACTGACGCCGGCGCAGGAAGCGTTGGCGAAGCTCGCGGGTTCGGTGGACGCGCTGGAGAAGGCGCGGCTGCAAGATAAGTCTGCGATGGGCGAGCAGGTGCGCCAGATCATGGACGCTGTGGGCTCAACGAATAAGACGACGCAGAATTTGCTCACCGCATTGCGCGCGTCGCCGAAGATGCGCGGGCGCTGGGGTGAGCAAACGCTGCGCAACGTGCTGGAGCTGTCGGGACTCGCGGCGCATGTCGATTTTACTGAACAGGTGACGACGAGCGATGGCGAAGGTTCGCGGTTGCGGCCGGACGTGGTGATCAATCTGCCGGGCGGGCGCTGCATCGTGGTGGATTCGAAGGTCGCGCTTTCTGGGTATCTCGACGCGATGGAAGCGACGGACGACGCTGCGCGTGAGACGTTCCTGAAGAAGCACGCGGCGGAGTTGAAGAGCCACGTCAAGAATTTGGCGTCGAAGGATTACTGGAAGCACGTGCCAGCGACGGCGGATTTCGTGGTGTTGTTCGTGCCGGGCGAGAACTTCCTCGCGGCGGCGGCGGAGCGTGATCCGAATTTGTTCGACGAAGCGTTCGCGCAGAAGGTGATCATCACGACGCCGTCGACGATGGTGGCGCTGGCGAAATCGGTTTCGTACGGCTGGCGCCAGGAACAGAGCGCCAAGAACGCGCAGGAGATCGCCGAGCTTGGCCGTGAATTGTATCGGCGCATGGCGGTGATGGCCGACCATTTGGGTAAGGTCGGCGACGCGATCGGCAAGTCGGTGACGACATATAATGGTCTGTTGAGCTCGATTGAAAGCCGGGTCATGCCGCAAGCGCGCAAGTTCAAGGAATTGGGCGCGGGCGATACGGGCATCGATATTTCCGCGCCGCCGCAGATCGAGGTGGCGCCCCGTCTGCCTGCGCCGCCGGAGCAGCTGGAACTCACGCCACCGCCGCAGACGCAGCGGCGCGGCCGCTAA
- the arfB gene encoding alternative ribosome rescue aminoacyl-tRNA hydrolase ArfB — MIPVTPSIALDERDLEERFIRAAGPGGQNVNKVSTAVELRFRLGGFTQLPDDVRGRLETLAGRRLTLDGEIVIRADEHRTQDRNRAEAQARLVNLVKQASHRPKPRHKTRVPKGEKLKRLEGKVRRGDVKAKRGKVRDHD, encoded by the coding sequence ATGATTCCCGTAACCCCCTCCATCGCCCTCGACGAGCGCGACCTCGAAGAGCGCTTCATCCGCGCCGCTGGCCCCGGCGGCCAGAACGTCAACAAGGTGTCGACGGCGGTCGAACTGCGCTTCCGCTTGGGCGGCTTCACGCAACTTCCAGATGACGTGCGCGGACGGCTGGAAACACTCGCCGGCCGCCGCCTCACGCTCGACGGCGAGATCGTCATCCGCGCCGACGAACACCGCACCCAGGATCGCAACCGCGCCGAAGCGCAGGCGCGGTTGGTGAACCTGGTGAAGCAAGCTTCACACCGGCCAAAGCCGCGGCACAAGACGCGTGTGCCAAAGGGCGAAAAACTAAAGCGGCTAGAAGGCAAAGTCCGCCGCGGCGACGTGAAGGCGAAACGAGGCAAGGTGCGTGATCACGATTGA
- a CDS encoding ribonucleoside-diphosphate reductase subunit alpha, producing the protein MGEVHRGKPKPLRPMKVVEKVVTDPSRDALLTEFGKTTLNDRYLLQGESYQDMFARVATAFADDIGHAQRIYDYISKLWFMPATPVLSNGGAERGLPISCFLNAVGDSLDGIMDTWNENVWLASNGGGIGTYWGGVRSIGEKVGQNGQTSGIIPFIRVMDSLTLAISQGSLRRGSAAVYLDIHHPEIEEFLEIRKAAGDFNRKSLNLHHGLNLTDEFMIAVRDDLPFALRSPKDQAPLKHVNARKLWQKILELRLQTGEPYIIFSDTVNKAMPSHQRKLGLKVRQSNLCSEIMLHTGMDHNGRERTAVCCLSSLNAETFLEWEKEPEFLDDVFRFLDNVLQDFIERAPPEMERAIYAAMRERSVGLGLMGFHSFLQKQGVSMESAMAKVWNNRLFRHIRRGADAASVKLAQERGPCPDAAENNVMARFSHKLAIAPTASISIICGGTSAGIEPIPANIYTHKTLSGSFAVKNPYLEQLLEEKGKNTEPVWSSILKNEGSVQHLDCLSDDEKSIFKTAFEIDQRWVIELAADRTPLICQSQSLNMFIPGDVDKWDLHMLHWMAWERGVKSLYYCRSKSVQRAGFAGEDNKADIVPEDAMQMTEKTDYEECLACQ; encoded by the coding sequence ATGGGCGAGGTCCATCGCGGCAAGCCCAAGCCGCTACGCCCGATGAAGGTTGTCGAGAAGGTCGTTACGGATCCGAGCCGCGATGCGCTGCTGACGGAATTCGGCAAGACGACTCTCAACGATCGCTACTTGCTGCAGGGCGAGTCCTATCAAGACATGTTCGCGCGCGTCGCGACGGCGTTCGCAGACGACATCGGTCACGCGCAACGCATCTACGATTACATCTCCAAGCTCTGGTTCATGCCGGCGACGCCCGTCCTTTCTAATGGCGGCGCCGAACGCGGGCTCCCGATCTCGTGCTTCTTGAATGCTGTCGGCGATTCACTCGACGGCATCATGGACACGTGGAACGAGAACGTGTGGCTCGCTTCCAATGGCGGCGGCATCGGCACCTATTGGGGCGGCGTTCGTTCCATCGGCGAAAAGGTCGGCCAAAACGGACAAACGTCAGGCATCATTCCGTTCATCCGCGTGATGGACTCGCTGACGCTCGCAATCAGCCAAGGCTCACTGCGCCGCGGTTCGGCGGCGGTGTACTTGGACATCCACCATCCCGAGATCGAGGAATTCCTCGAAATCCGCAAAGCCGCCGGTGACTTCAACCGCAAGAGCTTGAACCTGCACCACGGGCTCAACCTCACCGACGAATTCATGATCGCCGTGCGCGACGATCTTCCGTTCGCGCTGCGCTCGCCGAAAGACCAAGCGCCGCTGAAGCACGTCAATGCCCGGAAGCTCTGGCAGAAAATCCTCGAGCTCCGCCTGCAAACCGGCGAGCCCTACATCATCTTCTCCGACACCGTGAATAAGGCGATGCCGAGCCACCAGCGCAAGCTGGGACTAAAGGTTCGCCAATCGAACCTGTGCTCGGAAATCATGCTGCACACCGGCATGGATCATAATGGCCGCGAGCGCACCGCCGTCTGCTGTCTCTCCTCGTTGAACGCCGAGACGTTCCTTGAGTGGGAAAAGGAGCCGGAATTCCTCGACGACGTGTTCCGCTTCCTCGACAACGTGCTGCAAGACTTCATCGAGCGCGCGCCGCCGGAAATGGAACGCGCCATCTACGCCGCCATGCGCGAGCGCAGCGTTGGTCTGGGCCTGATGGGCTTCCACTCCTTCCTGCAGAAGCAAGGCGTGTCGATGGAATCGGCGATGGCGAAGGTCTGGAACAACCGCCTCTTCCGCCACATCCGCCGCGGCGCCGACGCTGCGTCGGTGAAGCTCGCGCAAGAGCGTGGCCCCTGCCCGGACGCCGCCGAGAACAACGTGATGGCGCGCTTCTCCCACAAGCTCGCGATCGCGCCGACGGCTTCGATCTCGATCATCTGCGGCGGCACGTCCGCCGGCATCGAGCCGATCCCGGCCAACATCTACACCCACAAGACGCTCTCGGGCTCCTTCGCGGTGAAGAACCCCTATCTTGAGCAGCTGCTCGAAGAGAAGGGCAAGAACACCGAACCGGTGTGGTCCTCGATCCTGAAGAACGAAGGCTCGGTGCAGCACCTAGATTGCTTGAGCGACGACGAGAAGTCGATCTTCAAGACCGCGTTCGAAATCGATCAACGCTGGGTCATCGAGCTCGCCGCCGACCGCACGCCGCTGATCTGCCAATCGCAATCGCTCAACATGTTCATCCCCGGCGATGTCGATAAGTGGGACTTGCACATGCTGCACTGGATGGCATGGGAGCGCGGCGTGAAGAGCCTCTACTACTGCCGCTCCAAGTCCGTGCAACGCGCCGGCTTCGCCGGCGAAGACAACAAAGCCGACATCGTCCCCGAAGACGCGATGCAGATGACGGAAAAGACCGACTACGAAGAATGCTTGGCGTGCCAATAG
- a CDS encoding DMT family transporter has product MADHSGQGKAALAALTGASLIGLAPIAIRLSEVGPNATNLWRFLFALPILAVWAGMSRPIPSQRQTLWLVLGGLLFGLEISLWAIALNLTTVTNATLLVNLTPVFAALFGWIWLKERLSTPILAGGAVALAGAVTLALARAQTGGGPAEAPEHGWIGDSISLLGALFYAGYLMIVRALGKNVSVGAVMFWATLAAACVAAVISFAMGETTLPQTWVGWAIVIGLGLFVQVGGQGLIAYGVGRLPIVVSTVLLWMQPLVAAALSWALFDEALSAVALFGAALVLTGIYVVQRSRQ; this is encoded by the coding sequence ATGGCGGATCATTCGGGGCAAGGAAAAGCGGCGCTCGCGGCGTTAACGGGAGCCTCGCTGATCGGGCTCGCGCCGATCGCTATTCGCCTGTCCGAGGTCGGCCCGAACGCCACCAATCTCTGGCGATTCTTGTTCGCCCTGCCGATTCTGGCGGTCTGGGCGGGGATGAGCCGGCCGATTCCCAGCCAGCGGCAGACACTATGGCTGGTGTTGGGCGGGCTCTTGTTTGGGCTGGAGATCTCGCTCTGGGCAATTGCCCTGAACCTTACGACTGTCACAAACGCCACCTTGCTGGTGAACCTGACGCCGGTGTTTGCGGCGCTGTTCGGCTGGATCTGGCTCAAGGAGCGGTTGAGCACGCCCATCCTCGCTGGAGGGGCGGTGGCTTTGGCGGGAGCGGTCACCTTGGCCCTGGCGCGGGCGCAGACGGGCGGCGGTCCGGCGGAGGCGCCTGAGCATGGCTGGATCGGCGACTCGATCTCGCTCCTCGGTGCGCTCTTCTACGCGGGCTACCTGATGATCGTGCGCGCGCTGGGCAAGAACGTCAGCGTCGGCGCCGTCATGTTTTGGGCGACGTTGGCTGCGGCGTGTGTGGCGGCGGTCATCAGCTTTGCGATGGGCGAGACGACGCTGCCGCAAACCTGGGTTGGCTGGGCGATCGTGATCGGGCTTGGGTTGTTCGTGCAGGTCGGCGGGCAGGGATTGATTGCGTACGGCGTGGGTCGTTTGCCGATTGTTGTTTCCACCGTGCTGCTCTGGATGCAGCCGCTGGTCGCTGCCGCGCTTTCATGGGCTCTGTTCGATGAAGCACTGAGCGCCGTTGCGTTATTTGGCGCAGCGCTTGTTCTGACCGGCATTTACGTGGTGCAGCGCAGCCGCCAATAG
- a CDS encoding pyridoxal phosphate-dependent aminotransferase: MHFPRMPIEEESPEQLGYDKIKFNLTESSVRDRTLADLNLDLGKIVLAYTDHTGHPPLRALVAARAGGVLDADNVLITAGAAAALFIVAISLLDAGDHIVVVRPNYATNIETPRAIRCAIDYVDLDFDQGFAFDIEKLKSLVRPNTKLISITTPHNPTGVALSAEQLKQIVAIAEANGAYVLVDETYREMSFVPKTPVATAYGERVISVASLSKSFGIPGIRLGWIISRDKALLYRLLCAKEQIGICGSIIDQEIGLRAVEQADAWLKQNDQAIAAAFATVKQWIAREQLLEWVEPTGGCVCFPRMREGIDTAKFYDRLNNHYGAYVGPGHWFEQSDRFFRIGYGWPTQDELAGGLAAISSALRDVS, from the coding sequence ATGCATTTCCCGCGCATGCCGATCGAGGAAGAGAGCCCCGAGCAGCTAGGCTACGACAAGATCAAATTCAACTTGACTGAATCCTCCGTGCGCGACCGCACGCTGGCCGATCTGAACCTCGACCTCGGCAAAATCGTCCTCGCCTACACCGATCACACCGGCCATCCGCCATTGCGCGCTCTCGTCGCCGCCCGCGCCGGCGGCGTCCTCGACGCCGACAACGTCCTCATCACCGCAGGCGCCGCCGCAGCACTCTTCATCGTCGCGATTTCATTGCTCGACGCGGGCGACCACATCGTGGTCGTCAGGCCCAACTACGCCACCAACATCGAAACGCCCCGCGCCATCCGCTGCGCCATCGATTACGTCGATCTCGATTTCGACCAAGGCTTTGCCTTCGACATCGAGAAGCTGAAATCCCTGGTCCGCCCCAACACCAAGCTCATCTCGATTACCACGCCGCACAACCCAACCGGCGTCGCCCTCAGCGCCGAGCAACTGAAACAAATCGTCGCCATTGCGGAAGCTAACGGCGCCTACGTGCTGGTGGATGAAACCTACCGCGAGATGTCCTTCGTCCCGAAAACACCGGTCGCCACCGCATACGGCGAGCGCGTCATCTCCGTCGCCTCGCTTTCCAAAAGCTTCGGCATCCCCGGCATTCGGCTCGGCTGGATCATCTCGCGCGACAAAGCCCTGCTCTACCGCCTGCTCTGCGCCAAGGAGCAGATCGGCATCTGCGGCAGCATCATCGACCAAGAGATCGGCCTCCGCGCCGTCGAACAAGCCGACGCTTGGCTCAAGCAAAACGACCAAGCCATCGCCGCTGCCTTCGCCACCGTGAAACAATGGATCGCCCGCGAGCAATTGCTGGAATGGGTCGAGCCGACAGGCGGCTGCGTCTGCTTCCCGCGCATGCGCGAAGGCATCGACACTGCGAAATTCTACGATCGCCTCAACAACCATTACGGCGCATACGTCGGCCCCGGCCATTGGTTCGAACAATCCGACCGCTTCTTCCGCATCGGCTACGGTTGGCCAACACAAGACGAACTCGCCGGCGGCCTCGCCGCCATCTCCAGCGCATTGCGCGATGTGAGTTAG
- a CDS encoding twin transmembrane helix small protein: protein MDVFSYLIPAALIAVFLVLCFGIYTLFRGGDFSRSWSNKAMRFRVVAQFVAIMILVAAMWWKQSHG, encoded by the coding sequence ATGGACGTCTTTAGTTACCTAATCCCTGCCGCGCTGATCGCCGTTTTTCTGGTGTTGTGTTTCGGCATCTACACGCTGTTCCGCGGCGGCGATTTCTCGCGCTCCTGGTCCAACAAAGCGATGCGATTTCGTGTCGTGGCGCAGTTCGTTGCGATCATGATCCTAGTCGCAGCCATGTGGTGGAAGCAGTCGCATGGTTAG
- a CDS encoding class I SAM-dependent methyltransferase — protein sequence MRNLLAGLGVALFIGACAGGAVPGIMLATVAPNPGIEAALTDARRPAADVERDALRHPREILTFSGVQQGWRVADVGPGGGYYTRLFSVAVGETGRVFAIDRPNTPERTRPILAVAPAYPNVTVVQQGYQGWVTDEPLDAIFISQIYHDFFLSQLNIDVPRLNREMFAALKPGGVLVIIDHAAVDGAPTSTDGATATHRIDRAQVVRELEAAGFVLEEESEVLRNPADNRTVRVFEGDIRGRTDQFVLRFRKPA from the coding sequence ATGCGGAATTTGCTGGCTGGCCTGGGTGTGGCCCTGTTCATCGGCGCGTGCGCGGGCGGCGCGGTGCCTGGGATCATGCTGGCGACCGTGGCGCCAAACCCGGGGATCGAGGCAGCGCTCACCGACGCGCGGCGGCCGGCGGCGGACGTGGAGCGCGACGCGCTGCGGCACCCACGTGAGATCCTGACGTTTAGCGGCGTGCAGCAGGGCTGGCGCGTGGCCGATGTCGGGCCGGGCGGCGGGTATTACACGCGGTTGTTCTCCGTGGCGGTTGGCGAAACGGGTCGCGTTTTCGCGATCGATCGGCCGAACACGCCGGAACGCACGCGGCCGATCCTGGCGGTGGCGCCGGCTTATCCGAACGTCACTGTGGTGCAGCAGGGCTATCAGGGCTGGGTTACGGATGAGCCGCTCGATGCGATCTTTATTTCGCAGATCTATCACGACTTCTTCCTGTCGCAGCTCAACATCGATGTGCCGCGCCTGAACCGCGAGATGTTCGCGGCGCTGAAGCCAGGCGGCGTGTTGGTGATCATTGATCACGCTGCCGTCGATGGCGCGCCGACAAGCACCGATGGCGCGACTGCGACGCACCGGATCGATCGCGCGCAAGTCGTTCGTGAGCTGGAGGCGGCGGGCTTCGTGCTCGAGGAAGAGAGCGAAGTGCTGCGCAATCCGGCGGACAACCGCACCGTGCGTGTGTTCGAAGGCGACATTCGCGGGCGCACGGATCAGTTCGTGCTGCGCTTCCGGAAGCCGGCCTGA